One genomic segment of Ricinus communis isolate WT05 ecotype wild-type chromosome 5, ASM1957865v1, whole genome shotgun sequence includes these proteins:
- the LOC8278489 gene encoding probable cinnamyl alcohol dehydrogenase 1, with product MSSQSVKEDCLAWAARDPSGVLSPYKFSRRAVGEDDISLKITHCGICYADFIWTRNKHGDSKYPLVPGHEIVGVVKEVGSSVTRFKAGDRVGVGTYVNSCKDCDYCNDRQEVYCVKGSVLTFNAIDMDGTVTKGGYSSHLVVHERYCFRIPNDYPSALAAPLLCAGITVYNPMMRHGMNQPGKALGVIGLGGLGHMAVKFGKAFGLKVTVFSTSISKKEEALSVLDADNFVVSSDQEQMKAFSNSLDFIVDTASGDHPFDPYMSLLKTAGVLVLVGFPSEVKFSPASLNLGMKTVSGSITGGTQVTQEMLDFCAAHKIYPKIELVPIDYANAALERLVKRDVKYRFVIDIENSLSDTV from the exons ATGAGTTCACAGAGTGTAAAAGAGGACTGCCTTGCATGGGCAGCTAGAGATCCATCTGGAGTTTTATCACCTTACAAGTTTAGCCGCAG GGCTGTCGGCGAAGATGATATTTCACTAAAGATTACACATTGTGGAATCTGCTATGCAGACTTTATTTGGACTAGGAATAAGCATGGAGATTCAAAGTATCCCTTAGTGCCAGG ACATGAGATTGTCGGAGTTGTAAAAGAGGTTGGTTCCAGCGTTACCCGCTTCAAGGCTGGTGACCGTGTTGGTGTTGGCACTTATGTTAACTCATGCAAGGATTGTGATTATTGTAATGACAGGCAAGAAGTTTATTGTGTAAAAGGGTcagttttaacttttaatgCCATTGATATGGATGGTACAGTTACAAAAGGAGGATATTCTAGTCACCTTGTTGTCCATGAAAG GTACTGCTTTAGGATACCCAATGATTATCCTTCAGCTTTAGCAGCACCTTTGCTTTGTGCTGGAATCACTGTATACAATCCCATGATGCGGCATGGGATGAACCAACCGGGTAAAGCTCTAGGAGTAATTGGTCTAGGTGGCCTTGGTCACATGGCAGTGAAGTTTGGGAAGGCGTTTGGACTGAAAGTTACAGTTTTTAGCACAAGCATATCCAAGAAAGAAGAAGCCTTGAGTGTGCTTGACGCAGACAATTTTGTTGTCTCATCTGACCAAGAACAGATGAAG GCCTTCTCTAATTCACTAGATTTTATAGTGGACACGGCATCTGGTGATCACCCATTTGATCCATACATGTCCCTCTTGAAGACTGCTGGGGTTCTTGTCCTTGTGGGATTCCCAAGTGAAGTGAAATTCAGTCCTGCGAGTCTCAATCTCG GTATGAAAACTGTATCTGGCAGCATTACAGGCGGTACCCAAGTGACACAGGAAATGCTGGACTTCTGTGCTGCTCATAAAATCTACCCCAAGATAGAATTAGTTCCTATTGACTATGCAAATGCTGCTCTTGAAAGGTTAGTAAAGAGAGATGTGAAGTACAGGTTTGTGATAGACATAGAGAACTCCTTGAGTGATACTGTATAA